A stretch of the Zeugodacus cucurbitae isolate PBARC_wt_2022May chromosome 6, idZeuCucr1.2, whole genome shotgun sequence genome encodes the following:
- the LOC105217160 gene encoding myb-like protein U, giving the protein MANNNAAGQYSRNGVAGNIRVGGKDKTNYAESGTGVPVSNLNDVCNFLQPGNLNSAFNLPPGACSYDHLVEMIRGLDLQDDGIKMNHKIGAIRSDFCLLVHDENMLCECMDYINDKALADGDMALKFAMLFSSHNFDQLAMKDVKIRSAMLKVLEANYLNADTYRIHDKERLYNSITLLGEYYNRVRLADQSPITILGKSLLSLLIREVSALEPINVKLAKLILSQITLNGDIIRVKHKDELTQLLYHIRRNLIEQPALSATVKALLLMTLDMYYSNFTNLGTQLEQMYTKYLVQDVEDEGNNNVHVDMQPQSLPVYVPAPQVQLVQPPPLSPLQPQLQSLNTSADSSVEAASNVALESDDRENDTNDLNDSLPSTKKWSEQVCEDACDEGEFGSEFNSYEHEYNDNAEGAKGFETKKGGRLSNGSDKMNSSGNNSRRNDDDSSSRNARRSQKPRNSPRPLKHQQNAGNERDGPHDKVPPSQHDEDQDQTKPLPRWRAPRFNRENEPQNNDGQQNNQQHRFSTSFDDDQSVRSDGGSIRLYSINDRLRHSQEKMERSGNNFNSIANSNWDRQSQHADDRSERSYISNYERGNNYRRGNRHYNNRQTYDKPPRFQKQQQQQQHKDTNIHSNSWRQSRNNVMHNSYHDENSSYRSNGPESNSRSSSRARTLPRPGKSRHFEEADESAANNASAYRRSQSPSTHRQHQQQRTRNFNTRYSSQSSLASEASSTFDRRTRNRNFPRQTQQRQDRWEDTHSVHGQPEDNTWDAKNDNSELVRNARQTAKYMNYLSSKK; this is encoded by the exons ATGGCCAATAATAATGCGGCGGGCCAGTATAGCAGAAATGGTGTCGCAGGCAATATAAGAGTCGGTGGTAAAGATAAAACTAATTATGCTGAAAGTGGCACAGGCGTTCCAGTAAGCAACCTAAACGACGTTTGCAATTTTCTACAACCAGGAAATCTAAACTCAGCCTTTAATTTGCCACCCGGCGCTTGTTCCTACGATCATCTTGTAGAAATGATACGAGGTCTCGATCTGCAGGATGACGGCATAAAAATGAATCACAAAATTGGAGCTATTCGTTCAGACTTTTGTCTGCTAGTGCACGATGAGAACATGTTATG TGAATGCATGGATTATATTAATGACAAGGCTTTAGCAGACGGTGATATGGCGTTAAAGTTCGCGATGCTCTTTTCATCGCACAACTTTGATCAACTGGCAATGAAAGATGTCAAAATACGTAGTGCCATGTTAAAAGTGCTGGAGGCAAACTACTTAAATGCCGATACGTATCGCATTCACGATAAAGAACGCCTTTACAACTCTATTACACTATTGGGCGAATATTATAATCGTGTGCGTTTAGCTGATCAATCGCCAATTACCATATTGGGCAAATCCTTACTTAGCTTGCTTATACGCGAAGTTAGCGCACTGGAGCCGATCAATGTGAAATTAGCCAAATTAATACTATCACAAATCACGCTAAACGGCGATATAATCCGTGTAAAACATAAAGACGAACTGACACAATTGCTTTACCACATCAGACGTAATTTGATTGAACAACCGGCTTTAAGTGCGACCGTAAAAGCTTTATTACTCATGACACTCGATATGTACTATAGTAATTTCACAAATTTGGGTACACAACTCGAACAAATGTACACAAAATATTTAGTACAAGATGTGGAGGATGAGGGCAATAACAACGTTCATGTTGATATGCAACCACAATCACTGCCAGTATATGTGCCAGCGCCGCAAGTGCAATTAGTACAGCCACCACCGTTGTCACCGCTACAACCTCAGTTACAATCATTAAATACTAGTGCCGATTCATCGGTGGAGGCAGCCTCAAATGTAGCACTGGAAAGTGATGATCGGGAAAATGATACAAATGATTTGAACGATTCACTACCGTCAACGAAAAAATGGAGTGAACAAGTGTGTGAAGACGCGTGCGATGAAGGTGAATTCGGTAGTGAGTTTAATAGCTATGAGCATGAATACAACGATAATGCTGAAGGTGCTAAAGGATTTGAAACGAAAAAGGGTGGACGCTTAAGTAATGGCAGTGACAAAATGAATTCTTCTGGTAATAATAGTCGGCGTAATGATGATGATAGCTCCAGCCGAAATGCCAGGCGTTCACAGAAACCACGCAATTCACCGCGCCCACTTAAACATCAACAAAATGCCGGTAACGAAAG GGATGGTCCACACGATAAAGTCCCACCGTCACAACATGATGAAGATCAGGATCAAACAAAGCCGCTACCACGCTGGCGTGCGCCACGTTTTAATCGCGAGAACGAACCGCAAAATAACGATGGCCAACAAAATAATCAACAACATCGTTTTAGCACAAGCTTCGATGATGATCAGAGTGTGCGCAGCGACGGTGGCAGCATACGTTTGTACAGTATAAATGATCGTTTGCGACATTCGCAGGAGAAAATGGAACGTAGCGGTAATAATTTCAACTCGATTGCCAACTCAAATTGGGACAGACAATCGCAGCATGCGGACGATCGCAGTGAACGTTCCTACATTAGCAATTATGAGCGTGGCAATAATTACCGACGTGGGAATCGCCATTATAATAATCGTCAAACCTATGATAAACCACCGCGCTtccaaaaacaacagcagcaacaacaacataaagatACTAACATACACAGCAATTCATGGCGTCAATCACGTAACAATGTAATGCATAATTCATATCATGATGAAAATTCTTCATATCGTTCCAATGGACCCGAATCGAATAGTCGCAGTTCATCGCGTGCACGCACGCTCCCACGTCCCGGCAAATCGCGTCATTTCGAGGAAGCCGATGAGAGTGCTGCTAACAATGCGTCCGCGTATAGGCGTAGCCAAAGCCCATCGACGCATagacaacatcaacaacagcgTACACGTAATTTCAATACACGCTACAGCAGCCAAAGCAGTTTGGCAAGCGAAGcgtccagcacatttgatcgtCGTACGCGCAATCGTAACTTTCCACGG
- the LOC105217161 gene encoding mucin-5AC isoform X1: MQNVEVQPTTLTDDENLDLAKVETTTTPTSDLPSTATNTPNDSASTSRKTVSANRECVQSDPETRRKSKARSRFTSALRKLSGRKKQTISKDTSTESSLAGGHSCEIVSAPETVLSSGGEDTGDTNATPSPESKPKKKSKLAKRFLLGGLKKSKSNSAKKSIDEDEEGDLVQGSQEETPVEDVDVIDDAHVPVEETAEPHTKRKVTITLSDSQQTTVRDLNERAVEEQQLAVETNVTAVTGAPSETDYLSPIEDKTQPSTHESVGGDVEVVQTPATITEDINVVASPPKSAAGQKKKKLKTKKSTLKEAAVTIIKTTATTSSGSTVPTATPKQTAATVQKTSTTRTTTITTDEKFVITQSTRDTPPSERAPAKPSRVATNAQPQIAEPTAATSTGAVRKGSTRTSPTLGREQLSSFGAVSIAAAVAGKRQRAKSGKSSTNQASSKSASKKVSSKVSDNSADTTKPTEEAETELMHTSANPLQRGHRFPKPSPTVLTSFGTKGEVSAATSKASASATTQSASRSNVIAKLATPTIPITDKTTNEGAVTAIADADTVEENHTKPTNSTIALVDAPTQKTDNSVATLEAIRKQIQFQLESHASIDRQLPQTETTQRQEQRQHQVLVAPQLLLDDTASPPHSLQSNASQSNYHQQPPSYTPPSIPTITTSTPLATPPAETRSASSAHYRHPSSSKVILPDPDIYSDIYADKSAALLYIADESVTTASSSGADDVVSSAESAQPSDYSGNNIRNPNLPGYALSNDFEPDEQRHYGPPLQPTVRFAVGSVVRPLATSFDSPLHDHSSYESNPSSDSHSESSRRRIRYISQPLTFDEDFETIQQRHEKLKYSKTPGSEYSVDSEYDSGDNQMPAFGDLTMEQDMEPTIMTSANTEKREHLYKILVIGELGTGKTSFIKRYVHQFFSQNYRATIGVDFALKVLHWDPNTTVRLQLWDIAGQERFGNMTRVYYKEAVGAFIVFDVTRSGTFDCVSKWKEDLDSKVQLPDGSPIPCILLANKCDQEKQGIVTSPEKMDEYVRENGFAGWYETSAKENINIDEAARALVNKILLNDKLISAADLADSEKFNLNSSVDQSSSENKGKCYC, translated from the exons ATGCAAAACGTTGAAGTTCAACCAACAACACTAACGGACGATGAAAATTTGGATTTAGCGAAAGTTGAAACGACGACCACGCCTACGAGCGATTTGCCGAGCACGGCTACTAACACGCCAAATGATAGTGCGAGCACAAGTAGGAAAACTGTAAGTGCCAACCGTGAATGTGTTCAATCAGATCCTGAAACGCGACGTAAAAGTAAGGCACGTTCGCGCTTTACGTCGGCATTACGCAAACTTTCGGGTCGCAAAAAACAAACCATCTCGAAGGATACGTCCACTGAAAGTTCACTAGCCGGTGGACACTCATGCGAGATCGTTTCAGCGCCTGAGACGGTTTTATCGAGTGGCGGTGAAGATACGGGTGATACCAATGCAACGCCATCGCCAGAATCCAAGCCCAAGAAGAAAAGTAAGTTAGCAAAACGGTTTTTGCTGGGCGGTTTAAAGAAGTCCAAATCAAATAGTGCCAAGAAGAGCATTGACGAAGATGAGGAAGGTGATTTAGTGCAGGGTAGTCAAGAAGAAACACCCGTTGAAGACGTAGATGTCATAGATGACGCACACGTACCGGTTGAAGAAACTGCAGAGCCACATACAAAGCGTAAGGTAACAATAACGCTCAGCGATTCACAGCAAACTACAGTGCGAGATTTAAACGAAAGAGCAGTTGAGGAACAACAGTTAGCTGTTGAAACTAACGTCACTGCAGTAACGGGCGCACCAAGCGAAACGGATTATCTTTCACCTATAGAAGATAAGACGCAGCCGAGTACACATGAAAGTGTTGGTGGCGACGTGGAGGTAGTACAAACGCCTGCAACGATAACAGAAGATATAAACGTCGTAGCATCGCCGCCAAAGAGTGCAGCGggccagaagaagaagaaactcaAAACGAAGAAGAGTACACTTAAAGAAGCCGCAGTAACCATAATAAAGACTACTGCCACCACGAGTAGTGGCAGTACGGTACCAACTGCAACACCAAAACAAACCGCTGCAACAGTACAAAAAACTTCTActacacgaacaacaacaataaccacggACGAGAAGTTCGTTATCACACAGAGTACACGTGATACACCACCAAGCGAACGCGCCCCTGCCAAACCAAGTCGGGTAGCTACCAACGCGCAGCCTCAAATAGCAGAACCGACGGCGGCGACCAGCACAGGCGCTGTACGCAAAGGCAGCACTCGCACCTCACCAACGCTGGGACGTGAACAGTTGTCGAGCTTCGGCGCAGTTAGTATAGCAGCAGCCGTTGCTGGTAAAAGACAACGCGCGAAAAGCGGTAAATCCTCAACTAATCAAGCAAGCAGTAAAAGTGCGTCAAAGAAAGTGTCGAGCAAAGTTAGTGATAACAGCGCTGATACAACAAAGCCAACTGAAGAAGCTGAAACCGAATTGATGCACACATCAGCAAATCCATTGCAACGCGGTCATCGTTTTCCCAAACCAAGTCCAACTGTATTAACATCCTTCGGTACGAAGGGTGAAGTTAGTGCCGCTACGTCCAAAGCGTCTGCGTCGGCGACCACACAGTCCGCAAGTCGCAGCAACGTAATAGCAAAGCTGGCAACCCCAACAATACCCATAACggataaaacaacaaatgaggGAGCAGTAACTGCAATAGCAGATGCCGACACCGTTGAAGAAAACCACACGAAGCCCACAAACTCCACAATTGCGCTAGTAGACGCGCCTACCCAGAAGACAGACAATTCAGTTGCAACATTAGAGGCAATACGAAAGCAGATACAATTTCAATTGGAGTCTCACGCGTCTATCGATAGGCAATTGCCACAAACCGAAACAACGCAACGTCAGGAACAGCGGCAACACCAAGTGTTAGTCGCACCACAACTATTGTTGGATGATACCGCATCACCGCCGCATTCTTTGCAATCGAATGCATCACAGTCAAATTACCACCAACAACCGCCTTCGTATACACCACCTTCCATACCGACAATAACAACGAGCACACCGCTTGCCACACCACCAGCTGAAACTCGATCAGCATCGTCAGCACATTATCGTCACCCATCATCGAGTAAAGTCATTTTACCAGACCCCGACATCTACAGTGACATCTATGCGGACAAGTCAGCAGCATTGCTGTACATAGCTGACGAATCAGTTACCACAGCGAGCAGTAGTGGTGCAGACGACGTCGTTTCTTCGGCGGAAAGTGCACAACCCAGCGATTATTCGGGCAATAATATACGCAATCCCAATTTGCCAGGATACGCGTTAAGTAACGATTTCGAACCGGACGAACAAAGACATTACGGTCCTCCTTTACAGCCAACTGTACGTTTTGCCGTTGGTAGCGTGGTACGTCCGCTGGCCACATCATTCGATAGTCCTTTGCACGATCACAGCTCATACGAATCGAATCCGAGCAGCGACTCTCACAGTGAGTCCAGTCGTCGACGTATACGTTACATATCGCAACCGTTAACATTTGACGAGGATTTCGAGACAATTCAGCAACGTCACGAGAAGTTGAAATATAGTAAAACCCCTGGCAGTGAGTACTCTGTAGATTCGGAATACGATTCAGGCGATAATCAGATGCCGGCTTTTGGCGATTTAACCATGGAGCAGGATATGGAACCG ACAATTATGACCTCCGCGAATACAGAAAAGCGTGAGCATCTATATAAAATTCTAGTCATCGGTGAATTGGGCACTGGCAAAACGTCGTTTATCAAACGCTATGTGCATCAGTTTTTCAGTCAGAATTATCGTGCCACAATCGGTGTAGATTTCGCATTGAAAGTACTACATTGGGACCCAAATACAACCGTCCGTCTACAACTCTGGGATATTGCCGGTCAGGAGCGTTTTGGCAATATGACACGTGTTTATTATAAAGAAGCCGTTGGTGCTTTCATAGTGTTCGATGTGACACGCAGTGGCACATTCGATTGTGTGAGTAAGTGGAAAGAGGATTTGGATTCAAAGGTACAATTACCTGATGGCAGCCCGATACCCTGTATACTGTTAGCTAATAAG TGCGATCAGGAAAAACAAGGTATTGTGACTTCGCCAGAGAAAATGGACGAGTATGTGCGTGAGAATGGTTTTGCCGGTTGGTATGAGACATCCGCCAAGGAAAATATCAATATTGATGAGGCCGCCAGGGCTTTAGTGAACAAG ATTTTACTCAACGACAAATTGATCAGCGCAGCTGACTTAGCTGATAGTGAGAAATTCAATCTGAATAGTTCTGTAGATCAGTCGTCATCGGAAAACAAAGGCAAATGTTACTGCTGA
- the LOC105217161 gene encoding ras-related protein Rab-32 isoform X3, with the protein MTSANTEKREHLYKILVIGELGTGKTSFIKRYVHQFFSQNYRATIGVDFALKVLHWDPNTTVRLQLWDIAGQERFGNMTRVYYKEAVGAFIVFDVTRSGTFDCVSKWKEDLDSKVQLPDGSPIPCILLANKCDQEKQGIVTSPEKMDEYVRENGFAGWYETSAKENINIDEAARALVNKILLNDKLISAADLADSEKFNLNSSVDQSSSENKGKCYC; encoded by the exons ATGACCTCCGCGAATACAGAAAAGCGTGAGCATCTATATAAAATTCTAGTCATCGGTGAATTGGGCACTGGCAAAACGTCGTTTATCAAACGCTATGTGCATCAGTTTTTCAGTCAGAATTATCGTGCCACAATCGGTGTAGATTTCGCATTGAAAGTACTACATTGGGACCCAAATACAACCGTCCGTCTACAACTCTGGGATATTGCCGGTCAGGAGCGTTTTGGCAATATGACACGTGTTTATTATAAAGAAGCCGTTGGTGCTTTCATAGTGTTCGATGTGACACGCAGTGGCACATTCGATTGTGTGAGTAAGTGGAAAGAGGATTTGGATTCAAAGGTACAATTACCTGATGGCAGCCCGATACCCTGTATACTGTTAGCTAATAAG TGCGATCAGGAAAAACAAGGTATTGTGACTTCGCCAGAGAAAATGGACGAGTATGTGCGTGAGAATGGTTTTGCCGGTTGGTATGAGACATCCGCCAAGGAAAATATCAATATTGATGAGGCCGCCAGGGCTTTAGTGAACAAG ATTTTACTCAACGACAAATTGATCAGCGCAGCTGACTTAGCTGATAGTGAGAAATTCAATCTGAATAGTTCTGTAGATCAGTCGTCATCGGAAAACAAAGGCAAATGTTACTGCTGA